A window of Nicotiana tabacum cultivar K326 chromosome 24, ASM71507v2, whole genome shotgun sequence contains these coding sequences:
- the LOC107815337 gene encoding uncharacterized protein LOC107815337 → MRIQKQQSAEPNTQIKKIKFGYFRSILKRLKDRNSDKKSELKNGENSNNISGVFWSERNEEKSKDFEPCSSTGDFGTCDRRYCSSPFRFSLQRCPSSGYVKPDFLSPAASPINHKKEDKNYETIALASVDAKEQCSPTSVLDPPFEEDDQADGHECKDDDDDEDCDLECSYALVQRAQQQLLYKLRRFEKLAELNPIELEKLMLDADDNDDLVEEEEYQDSDLISEKFEVKSLNCGRECKRFDSWQEVTSNTIDMMLELDLRSESDEWNKLQKQREETAIEFAFSIFGLLVEELGEELSSLSCIPWEPQ, encoded by the exons ATGAGGATTCAAAAACAACAAAGTGCAGAACCAAATAcacaaatcaagaaaataaagtttgggtATTTTAGGTCCATTTTGAAGAGACTCAAGGATCGAAATAGCGATAAAAAGAGTGAGCTAAAGAATGGTGAAAATAGCAATAACATTAGCGGTGTTTTTTGGTCagaaagaaatgaagagaagTCCAAAGATTTTGAGCCTTGTAGCAGTACTGGTGATTTTGGTACATGTGATAGACGCTATTGTTCAAGTCCTTTTAGATTTTCTCTTCAAAGATGCCCGTCCTCCGGTTATGTAAAGCCGGATTTCTTATCTCCGGCAGCTTCTCCGATTAATCACAAGAAAGAG GACAAAAACTATGAAACAATAGCCTTGGCAAGTGTAGATGCGAAAGAGCAATGCAGTCCAACTTCTGTATTGGATCCTCCATTTGAGGAGGATGATCAAGCTGATGGACATGAATGTAaggacgacgacgacgacgaggATTGTGATCTTGAATGCAGTTATGCACTTGTACAAA GAGCTCAGCAGCAGCTTTTATATAAGCTTCGTAGGTTCGAAAAACTAGCAGAGTTAAATCCAATTGAACTTGAGAAACTAATGCTGGACGCAGATGACAATGATGATCTAGTAGAGGAAGAGGAATATCAAGATTCAGACCTGATTTCTGAGAAGTTTGAAGTTAAAAGCTTGAACTGTGGAAGAGAATGCAAGAGGTTTGATTCATGGCAAGAAGTAACATCAAATACCATTGACATGATGTTGGAATTGGACTTGAGAAGTGAGTCTGATGAATGGAATAAGTTGCAGAAGCAAAGAGAAGAAACTGCAATAGAATTTGCTTTTTCTATATTTGGATTATTAGTAGAGGAATTAGGAGAGGAGCTTAGTTCACTTAGCTGTATTCCATGGGAACCACAATAA
- the LOC107815335 gene encoding uncharacterized protein LOC107815335 isoform X4, whose protein sequence is MIRIIPDLSTRCRIPWEKKQEMCLADMVIKPGKPWEYCPREVFRKVSKILKDEFDLVVNAGFEIEFYLLKSVMSKEDWVPIDKTSYCSTSAFDVASSILEDINTHLQTMNISVEQLHAETGKGQFEIVLGYTEAGTAIASLIYAREVIRSVARQHGLLATFVPKYAEDEDGSGSHVHISLSRNGENVFIASGESKYGMSKIGEAFMAGVLNHLPAILAFTATHPLSYERMLPKTRNAAYLCWGKENTEAPLRTASPPGIADDLVSHFEIKAFDACANPYLGLASITMAGIDGLRKDLSLPEPVEGDSDVCGEKLRSVPDSISESLIALAEDTLFTEVMSENLLTAIKAIRKMEVKNYCEPERDYSQPEMDVYKDPLQDIIFKF, encoded by the exons ATGATCAGAATTATTCCTGATTTATCTACCAGATGCAGAATCCCTTG GGAAAAGAAGCAGGAAATGTGCTTAGCTGACATGGTAATTAAACCTGGTAAACCATGGGAATATTGTCCAAGAGAAGTGTTTCGGAAAGTCtctaaaatattaaaagatgaatttGACTTG GTTGTGAATGCCGGCTTTGAAATTGAATTTTACCTTTTGAAGAGTGTGATGAG CAAAGAAGATTGGGTGCCAATTGATAAGACCTCTTACTGCTCTACATCAGCATTTGATGTTGCATCCTCTATATTGGAAGATATCAACACACATCTTCAAACAATGAATATTTCAGTTGAACAG CTACATGCGGAAACTGGGAAAGGTCAGTTTGAAATCGTCCTGGGATACACGGAGGCTGGTACAGCAATTGCTAGCTTAATTTATGCACGTGAAGTCATCAGATCAGTTGCAAGGCAACACGGGCTGCTGGCAACTTTTGTTCCAAA GTATGCAGAAGATGAAGATGGCTCTGGATCACATGTTCATATCAGTTTGTCTAGAAATGGAGAAAATGTTTTTATTGCATCTGGTGAATCAAAATATGGGATGTCCAAGATTGGGGAAGCATTCATGGCTGGGGTGTTGAATCATCTTCCTGCCATATTAGCTTTTACTGCAACACATCCCCTTAG TTATGAGCGAATGCTACCTAAGACACGAAATGCAGCTTACCTCTGCTGGGGGAAAGAAAATACAGAGGCACCATTGAGAACTGCTAGCCCTCCGGGAATTGCCGATGATCTTGTAAGCCATTTTGAAATTAAAGCATTTGATGCATGTGCAAACCCATACCTGGGTCTTGCTTCTATAACTATGGCTGGGATTGACGGCTTGCGAAAAGATTTAAGTCTTCCAGAACCAGTAG AAGGAGATTCTGATGTCTGTGGTGAGAAGCTTCGAAGTGTACCAGATTCTATTTCTGAATCTTTAATTGCTTTAGCGGAAGATACATTGTTTACAGAAGTGATGAGTGAAAATCTTTTGACCGCCATAAAAGCGATTCGAAAG ATGGAGGTCAAGAACTATTGTGAGCCTGAGAGGGACTACAGTCAGCCTGAGATGGATGTCTATAAGGACCCACTCCAGGACATTATCTTCAAATTTTAG
- the LOC107815335 gene encoding uncharacterized protein LOC107815335 isoform X2: MNRSDSTIGSSSDEYNSIYPDEPLKAVPFVRILWIDNSGIHRCRVIPKERLGFVKEHGIGLSPACLAALSSVSNAPAEDSGLTYTGMIRIIPDLSTRCRIPWEKKQEMCLADMVIKPGKPWEYCPREVFRKVSKILKDEFDLVVNAGFEIEFYLLKSVMSKEDWVPIDKTSYCSTSAFDVASSILEDINTHLQTMNISVEQLHAETGKGQFEIVLGYTEAGTAIASLIYAREVIRSVARQHGLLATFVPKYAEDEDGSGSHVHISLSRNGENVFIASGESKYGMSKIGEAFMAGVLNHLPAILAFTATHPLSYERMLPKTRNAAYLCWGKENTEAPLRTASPPGIADDLVSHFEIKAFDACANPYLGLASITMAGIDGLRKDLSLPEPVEGDSDVCGEKLRSVPDSISESLIALAEDTLFTEVMSENLLTAIKAIRKMEVKNYCEPERDYSQPEMDVYKDPLQDIIFKF; the protein is encoded by the exons ATGAACAGATCAGACTCCACCATTGGTTCCTCGTCTGACGAATACAATTCCATTTACCCAGATGAACCGTTGAAGGCTGTTCCCTTTGTTCGCATTCTTTGGATTGATAATTCTGGGATACATAGATGTCGT GTAATTCCAAAAGAACGCCTCGGATTTGTGAAAGAGCATGGTATAGGGTTAAGTCCTGCATGTTTAGCAGCACTCAGTTCAGTATCTAATGCTCCTGCAGAGGATTCTGGTCTCACCTATACGGGCATGATCAGAATTATTCCTGATTTATCTACCAGATGCAGAATCCCTTG GGAAAAGAAGCAGGAAATGTGCTTAGCTGACATGGTAATTAAACCTGGTAAACCATGGGAATATTGTCCAAGAGAAGTGTTTCGGAAAGTCtctaaaatattaaaagatgaatttGACTTG GTTGTGAATGCCGGCTTTGAAATTGAATTTTACCTTTTGAAGAGTGTGATGAG CAAAGAAGATTGGGTGCCAATTGATAAGACCTCTTACTGCTCTACATCAGCATTTGATGTTGCATCCTCTATATTGGAAGATATCAACACACATCTTCAAACAATGAATATTTCAGTTGAACAG CTACATGCGGAAACTGGGAAAGGTCAGTTTGAAATCGTCCTGGGATACACGGAGGCTGGTACAGCAATTGCTAGCTTAATTTATGCACGTGAAGTCATCAGATCAGTTGCAAGGCAACACGGGCTGCTGGCAACTTTTGTTCCAAA GTATGCAGAAGATGAAGATGGCTCTGGATCACATGTTCATATCAGTTTGTCTAGAAATGGAGAAAATGTTTTTATTGCATCTGGTGAATCAAAATATGGGATGTCCAAGATTGGGGAAGCATTCATGGCTGGGGTGTTGAATCATCTTCCTGCCATATTAGCTTTTACTGCAACACATCCCCTTAG TTATGAGCGAATGCTACCTAAGACACGAAATGCAGCTTACCTCTGCTGGGGGAAAGAAAATACAGAGGCACCATTGAGAACTGCTAGCCCTCCGGGAATTGCCGATGATCTTGTAAGCCATTTTGAAATTAAAGCATTTGATGCATGTGCAAACCCATACCTGGGTCTTGCTTCTATAACTATGGCTGGGATTGACGGCTTGCGAAAAGATTTAAGTCTTCCAGAACCAGTAG AAGGAGATTCTGATGTCTGTGGTGAGAAGCTTCGAAGTGTACCAGATTCTATTTCTGAATCTTTAATTGCTTTAGCGGAAGATACATTGTTTACAGAAGTGATGAGTGAAAATCTTTTGACCGCCATAAAAGCGATTCGAAAG ATGGAGGTCAAGAACTATTGTGAGCCTGAGAGGGACTACAGTCAGCCTGAGATGGATGTCTATAAGGACCCACTCCAGGACATTATCTTCAAATTTTAG
- the LOC107815335 gene encoding uncharacterized protein LOC107815335 isoform X3, whose product MIRIIPDLSTRCRIPWEKKQEMCLADMVIKPGKPWEYCPREVFRKVSKILKDEFDLVVNAGFEIEFYLLKSVMRNSKEDWVPIDKTSYCSTSAFDVASSILEDINTHLQTMNISVEQLHAETGKGQFEIVLGYTEAGTAIASLIYAREVIRSVARQHGLLATFVPKYAEDEDGSGSHVHISLSRNGENVFIASGESKYGMSKIGEAFMAGVLNHLPAILAFTATHPLSYERMLPKTRNAAYLCWGKENTEAPLRTASPPGIADDLVSHFEIKAFDACANPYLGLASITMAGIDGLRKDLSLPEPVEGDSDVCGEKLRSVPDSISESLIALAEDTLFTEVMSENLLTAIKAIRKMEVKNYCEPERDYSQPEMDVYKDPLQDIIFKF is encoded by the exons ATGATCAGAATTATTCCTGATTTATCTACCAGATGCAGAATCCCTTG GGAAAAGAAGCAGGAAATGTGCTTAGCTGACATGGTAATTAAACCTGGTAAACCATGGGAATATTGTCCAAGAGAAGTGTTTCGGAAAGTCtctaaaatattaaaagatgaatttGACTTG GTTGTGAATGCCGGCTTTGAAATTGAATTTTACCTTTTGAAGAGTGTGATGAG GAACAGCAAAGAAGATTGGGTGCCAATTGATAAGACCTCTTACTGCTCTACATCAGCATTTGATGTTGCATCCTCTATATTGGAAGATATCAACACACATCTTCAAACAATGAATATTTCAGTTGAACAG CTACATGCGGAAACTGGGAAAGGTCAGTTTGAAATCGTCCTGGGATACACGGAGGCTGGTACAGCAATTGCTAGCTTAATTTATGCACGTGAAGTCATCAGATCAGTTGCAAGGCAACACGGGCTGCTGGCAACTTTTGTTCCAAA GTATGCAGAAGATGAAGATGGCTCTGGATCACATGTTCATATCAGTTTGTCTAGAAATGGAGAAAATGTTTTTATTGCATCTGGTGAATCAAAATATGGGATGTCCAAGATTGGGGAAGCATTCATGGCTGGGGTGTTGAATCATCTTCCTGCCATATTAGCTTTTACTGCAACACATCCCCTTAG TTATGAGCGAATGCTACCTAAGACACGAAATGCAGCTTACCTCTGCTGGGGGAAAGAAAATACAGAGGCACCATTGAGAACTGCTAGCCCTCCGGGAATTGCCGATGATCTTGTAAGCCATTTTGAAATTAAAGCATTTGATGCATGTGCAAACCCATACCTGGGTCTTGCTTCTATAACTATGGCTGGGATTGACGGCTTGCGAAAAGATTTAAGTCTTCCAGAACCAGTAG AAGGAGATTCTGATGTCTGTGGTGAGAAGCTTCGAAGTGTACCAGATTCTATTTCTGAATCTTTAATTGCTTTAGCGGAAGATACATTGTTTACAGAAGTGATGAGTGAAAATCTTTTGACCGCCATAAAAGCGATTCGAAAG ATGGAGGTCAAGAACTATTGTGAGCCTGAGAGGGACTACAGTCAGCCTGAGATGGATGTCTATAAGGACCCACTCCAGGACATTATCTTCAAATTTTAG
- the LOC107815334 gene encoding threonine dehydratase 1 biosynthetic, chloroplastic-like, with the protein MDVLRFNSVKPRNFHFPPKSTSGTAFITVTSDAVKPAATRKTKKPGIKPPAALIAEKPLEISPLQAPASVSDTLLPVVHPSSLQCEPGYLIPNYPRGNIGYKYLKEILTSKVYEVADETPLQLAPKLSERLGVNLWLKREDLQPVFSFKVRGSYHMMAKLPKELLEKGVICSSAGNHAQGVALAAQRLGCNAVIVMPVTTPEIKWKSVERLGATVIRKGDTYDEAQAYAKAQAKAEGRTFVPPFDHPDIIIGQGTVGMEISRQFKDDIHAIFVPVGGGGLIAGIAAYLKKVSPDIKIIGVEPFDSNAMALSLHHGRRIMLEQVGGFADAVAIKVMGEETFRLCRELLDGVVLVGRDAICASIKDMFEEKRSILEPAGALALAGAEAYCKYYGLKGENIVAITSGANMNFDRLRLVTELADVGRQLEAVLATYMPEQPGSFRKFYKMVGRMNLTELKYRYNSEKEKARVLYRVGLHTKLELEEMVDRMESSQLHTINFTDNELVKDHLRHLMGCRSTVHNELLCRFIFPERPGALMKFLDAFSPRWNISLFHYRAQGETGANVLIGIQVPQSEVDEFRARADTLGYEYVLETLNEAFQLLMH; encoded by the exons ATGGATGTTCTCCGTTTTAATTCCGTAAAGCCACGCAATTTCCACTTCCCTCCCAAATCCACGTCGGGCACAGCCTTTATTACGGTTACCTCCGATGCCGTGAAACCCGCCGCCACGAGGAAAACAAAAAAGCCGGGGATCAAACCTCCGGCGGCACTTATAGCGGAGAAACCATTGGAGATTTCACCGTTACAGGCACCCGCGTCTGTTTCAGATACATTGCTACCAGTAGTACACCCGAGTTCGTTACAATGCGAGCCAGGGTATTTGATACCGAATTATCCACGTGGTAATATCGGCTACAAGTACCTGAAAGAAATATTGACATCAAAAGTGTATGAGGTAGCTGATGAGACGCCTCTGCAGCTTGCACCTAAGCTTTCAGAGAGGTTAGGGGTAAATTTGTGGCTCAAAAGAGAGGATCTACAGCCG GTCTTCTCATTCAAGGTCAGAGGATCTTACCATATGATGGCAAAGCTCCCTAAGGAGCTGTTAGAAAAGGGGGTTATATGCTCATCAGCTGGAAATCATGCACAAGGTGTTGCATTAGCTGCCCAGAGACTTGGTTGCAATGCTGTGATTGTGATGCCTGTTACTACACCCGAAATTAAA TGGAAATCAGTTGAGAGATTGGGTGCTACTGTTATTCGCAAGGGGGACACATATGATGAGGCTCAAGCATATGCGAAAGCTCAGGCCAAAGCAGAAGGCCGCACATTCGTCCCTCCTTTTGATCACCCAGATATTATAATAGGACAAGGTACAGTTGGAATGGAGATTAGTCGCCAATTCAAGGATGACATACACGCAATATTTGTACCAGTTGGTGGAGGGGGTCTTATAGCTGGAATTGCAGCCTATCTGAAAAAAGTTTCCCCTGATATAAAGATTATCGGTGTTGAGCCATTCGATTCAAATGCAATGGCATTGTCTTTGCACCATGGTCGAAGAATAATGCTGGAACAAGTTGGAGGTTTTGCAGATGCTGTAGCTATTAAAGTGATGGGAGAAGAAACTTTCCGTCTCTGCAGGGAATTATTAGATGGGGTGGTCCTAGTTGGTCGTGATGCTATATGTGCATCGATAAAG GACATGTTTGAAGAGAAAAGAAGCATACTGGAGCCTGCAGGTGCACTTGCTCTTGCTGGAGCAGAAGCGTATTGTAAGTATTATGGCCTGAAGGGTGAAAACATAGTAGCAATAACTAGTGGAGCCAATATGAATTTTGACAGACTTAGATTGGTAACTGAACTCGCGGATGTTGGTAGGCAGCTGGAAGCTGTTCTCGCTACTTATATGCCCGAACAGCCAGGGAGCTTCAGAAAGTTCTATAAGATG GTGGGAAGGATGAATCTTACTGAATTGAAGTACAGATATAATTCTGAGAAAGAAAAAGCTAGAGTACTTTACAG AGTTGGTCTTCACACTAAATTAGAACTTGAAGAAATGGTGGACAGGATGGAATCATCACAACTGCATACCATTAATTTTACAGATAACGAATTGGTCAAAGATCATCTAAGGCATCTG ATGGGTTGCAGATCAACTGTTCACAATGAGCTTCTCTGTCGATTCATTTTTCCCGAGAGGCCTGGTGCTTTGATGAAGTTTTTAGATGCTTTTAGCCCTCGTTGGAATATTAGTTTGTTCCACTACCGTGCACAG GGAGAAACTGGTGCAAATGTGTTAATCGGCATCCAAGTTCCACAGAGTGAGGTCGATGAGTTCAGGGCACGAGCTGACACTCTTGGTTATGAATATGTATTGGAGACTCTCAATGAGGCTTTCCAGTTACTAATGCATTGA
- the LOC107815335 gene encoding uncharacterized protein LOC107815335 isoform X1, whose translation MNRSDSTIGSSSDEYNSIYPDEPLKAVPFVRILWIDNSGIHRCRVIPKERLGFVKEHGIGLSPACLAALSSVSNAPAEDSGLTYTGMIRIIPDLSTRCRIPWEKKQEMCLADMVIKPGKPWEYCPREVFRKVSKILKDEFDLVVNAGFEIEFYLLKSVMRNSKEDWVPIDKTSYCSTSAFDVASSILEDINTHLQTMNISVEQLHAETGKGQFEIVLGYTEAGTAIASLIYAREVIRSVARQHGLLATFVPKYAEDEDGSGSHVHISLSRNGENVFIASGESKYGMSKIGEAFMAGVLNHLPAILAFTATHPLSYERMLPKTRNAAYLCWGKENTEAPLRTASPPGIADDLVSHFEIKAFDACANPYLGLASITMAGIDGLRKDLSLPEPVEGDSDVCGEKLRSVPDSISESLIALAEDTLFTEVMSENLLTAIKAIRKMEVKNYCEPERDYSQPEMDVYKDPLQDIIFKF comes from the exons ATGAACAGATCAGACTCCACCATTGGTTCCTCGTCTGACGAATACAATTCCATTTACCCAGATGAACCGTTGAAGGCTGTTCCCTTTGTTCGCATTCTTTGGATTGATAATTCTGGGATACATAGATGTCGT GTAATTCCAAAAGAACGCCTCGGATTTGTGAAAGAGCATGGTATAGGGTTAAGTCCTGCATGTTTAGCAGCACTCAGTTCAGTATCTAATGCTCCTGCAGAGGATTCTGGTCTCACCTATACGGGCATGATCAGAATTATTCCTGATTTATCTACCAGATGCAGAATCCCTTG GGAAAAGAAGCAGGAAATGTGCTTAGCTGACATGGTAATTAAACCTGGTAAACCATGGGAATATTGTCCAAGAGAAGTGTTTCGGAAAGTCtctaaaatattaaaagatgaatttGACTTG GTTGTGAATGCCGGCTTTGAAATTGAATTTTACCTTTTGAAGAGTGTGATGAG GAACAGCAAAGAAGATTGGGTGCCAATTGATAAGACCTCTTACTGCTCTACATCAGCATTTGATGTTGCATCCTCTATATTGGAAGATATCAACACACATCTTCAAACAATGAATATTTCAGTTGAACAG CTACATGCGGAAACTGGGAAAGGTCAGTTTGAAATCGTCCTGGGATACACGGAGGCTGGTACAGCAATTGCTAGCTTAATTTATGCACGTGAAGTCATCAGATCAGTTGCAAGGCAACACGGGCTGCTGGCAACTTTTGTTCCAAA GTATGCAGAAGATGAAGATGGCTCTGGATCACATGTTCATATCAGTTTGTCTAGAAATGGAGAAAATGTTTTTATTGCATCTGGTGAATCAAAATATGGGATGTCCAAGATTGGGGAAGCATTCATGGCTGGGGTGTTGAATCATCTTCCTGCCATATTAGCTTTTACTGCAACACATCCCCTTAG TTATGAGCGAATGCTACCTAAGACACGAAATGCAGCTTACCTCTGCTGGGGGAAAGAAAATACAGAGGCACCATTGAGAACTGCTAGCCCTCCGGGAATTGCCGATGATCTTGTAAGCCATTTTGAAATTAAAGCATTTGATGCATGTGCAAACCCATACCTGGGTCTTGCTTCTATAACTATGGCTGGGATTGACGGCTTGCGAAAAGATTTAAGTCTTCCAGAACCAGTAG AAGGAGATTCTGATGTCTGTGGTGAGAAGCTTCGAAGTGTACCAGATTCTATTTCTGAATCTTTAATTGCTTTAGCGGAAGATACATTGTTTACAGAAGTGATGAGTGAAAATCTTTTGACCGCCATAAAAGCGATTCGAAAG ATGGAGGTCAAGAACTATTGTGAGCCTGAGAGGGACTACAGTCAGCCTGAGATGGATGTCTATAAGGACCCACTCCAGGACATTATCTTCAAATTTTAG